The Amycolatopsis sp. 195334CR genome window below encodes:
- a CDS encoding DHA2 family efflux MFS transporter permease subunit, whose protein sequence is MPENGGSRWFALSVLSAATLMVVLDGSVVTVALPWIQRDLGFSQAGLAWVVNAYLIAFAGSLLLSGRLGDLLGRRRVFLAGMVVFTAASLLCGIAADRTALVVFRFLQGAGGAMASAVVLGMIVTLFPEPRAQAKAIGVYSFVQAGGSSIGLIAGGVLTQGLSWNWAFFVNLPIGVAAIALTWRLVAADRGPGLREGADLAGAGLVTGGLMLLVYTIVQAEEHSWGSARSIGLLVFSLVLLAGFVLRQAKAAKPLLPLRVFRVRAVAGANLVMVLMVAGLFGFQFITALYLQRVLELDALWTGLAFLPAPVTIAVFSLGFAARLAERFGARHVLTGGLVLVALSLAWLARVPEAGLYTVDVLPVLVMMGAGFGSAMPALMGLAMSGATASDSGIASGLINTTQQVGAAMGTAVLATAATTHSAELLSTGVAEKTALTEGFQLSYGLSAGFVALAAVTAAVFLRRSAERVHAVR, encoded by the coding sequence ATGCCCGAAAACGGTGGCTCGAGGTGGTTCGCGCTGAGCGTGCTCAGCGCGGCCACGCTGATGGTGGTGCTCGACGGCTCGGTGGTCACCGTCGCGCTGCCGTGGATCCAGCGCGACCTCGGCTTCTCCCAGGCCGGGCTGGCCTGGGTGGTCAACGCCTACCTGATCGCCTTCGCCGGTTCGCTGCTGCTGTCCGGGCGGCTCGGCGACCTGCTCGGCCGCCGCCGGGTCTTCCTGGCCGGCATGGTGGTGTTCACCGCGGCCTCCCTGCTGTGCGGGATCGCCGCGGACCGGACCGCGCTGGTGGTCTTCCGGTTCCTCCAGGGCGCGGGCGGCGCGATGGCCTCGGCGGTGGTGCTCGGCATGATCGTCACGCTCTTCCCCGAACCGCGTGCGCAGGCCAAGGCGATCGGCGTCTACAGCTTCGTGCAGGCCGGTGGCTCGTCGATCGGGCTCATCGCGGGCGGTGTGCTGACCCAGGGGCTGAGCTGGAACTGGGCCTTCTTCGTCAACCTGCCGATCGGCGTCGCGGCGATCGCGCTGACCTGGCGGCTGGTGGCCGCCGATCGCGGACCTGGGCTGCGGGAGGGCGCCGACCTCGCCGGTGCCGGACTGGTCACCGGCGGGCTGATGCTGCTGGTCTACACCATCGTGCAGGCCGAGGAGCACAGCTGGGGCAGTGCGCGGAGCATCGGCCTACTGGTGTTCTCGCTCGTGCTGCTGGCCGGTTTTGTGCTGCGGCAGGCGAAGGCGGCCAAACCGCTGCTGCCGCTGCGGGTGTTCCGGGTCCGCGCGGTGGCCGGGGCGAACCTGGTGATGGTGCTGATGGTGGCCGGGTTGTTCGGCTTCCAGTTCATCACCGCGCTCTACCTGCAGCGGGTGCTCGAACTGGACGCGCTGTGGACCGGGCTCGCCTTCCTACCCGCGCCGGTGACCATCGCGGTGTTCTCGCTCGGGTTCGCCGCCCGGCTGGCCGAGCGGTTCGGCGCCCGGCACGTGCTCACCGGCGGGCTGGTGCTGGTCGCGCTCTCACTGGCCTGGCTGGCCAGGGTGCCCGAGGCTGGACTGTACACAGTGGACGTTCTGCCGGTGCTGGTGATGATGGGGGCCGGCTTCGGCTCGGCGATGCCCGCGTTGATGGGACTGGCGATGTCCGGCGCCACGGCGAGTGATTCGGGCATCGCGTCCGGACTGATCAACACCACGCAGCAGGTCGGCGCGGCGATGGGTACCGCCGTACTGGCGACAGCGGCGACCACGCACAGCGCTGAGCTGCTCAGCACCGGCGTGGCGGAGAAAACCGCGCTGACAGAAGGCTTTCAGTTGTCGTACGGCTTGAGCGCGGGATTCGTGG